The following proteins come from a genomic window of Corynebacterium crudilactis:
- the purT gene encoding formate-dependent phosphoribosylglycinamide formyltransferase, whose product MYIPETIGTPLTPNATKVMLLGSGELGKEVAIAFQRLGLEVHAVDRYEHAPAHQVAHFSYVINMTDPAAVRELIERVRPDFVIPEIEALATDELVKIEAEGLATIVPTARAAKLTMNREGIRKLAAEELGLPTSNYQFCSTFEEFTAAAEKLGYPNVVKPVMSSSGKGQSVLHSAEDLQAAWDYAMSGARVNNSRVIVEAFVEFDYEITLLTVRSIDPTTSKPATWFCEPIGHRQEDGDYVESWQPMAMNPRALENARSVAARITNALGGRGVFGVELFVSGDDVYFSEVSPRPHDTGLVTLATQRFSEFELHAKAILGLPVDVTLISPGASAVIYGGMESEGVSYSGVAGAMAVAETDLRLFAKPEAFKKRRMGVAVSTAEDVAAARDRATLAAAAIKVHPGNA is encoded by the coding sequence ATGTATATTCCAGAGACGATCGGCACCCCTTTGACTCCCAACGCTACGAAAGTGATGCTGTTGGGTTCCGGCGAATTGGGCAAAGAGGTAGCTATCGCTTTCCAACGCCTTGGCCTGGAAGTCCATGCTGTGGATCGCTACGAACATGCACCTGCACATCAAGTTGCCCACTTCTCCTATGTCATCAACATGACTGATCCAGCTGCAGTCCGCGAACTTATTGAGCGTGTACGTCCAGATTTTGTCATTCCAGAGATCGAAGCTTTGGCAACCGATGAACTAGTCAAAATTGAAGCAGAGGGACTAGCCACCATTGTTCCTACTGCGCGCGCAGCCAAACTGACCATGAACCGCGAAGGCATCCGAAAGCTTGCCGCAGAAGAACTTGGCCTGCCAACATCCAATTATCAGTTCTGCTCCACTTTTGAAGAATTCACCGCAGCTGCAGAGAAACTGGGCTACCCAAATGTAGTGAAGCCAGTGATGAGCTCTTCCGGCAAGGGGCAATCCGTGCTGCACAGTGCGGAGGATCTGCAAGCAGCATGGGATTACGCTATGAGCGGCGCACGCGTGAATAACTCCCGCGTCATCGTGGAAGCATTCGTGGAATTCGATTATGAAATCACCCTGCTCACCGTGCGTTCCATTGATCCAACAACCTCTAAGCCAGCCACTTGGTTCTGCGAACCAATCGGACACCGCCAAGAAGACGGCGACTACGTAGAATCCTGGCAGCCAATGGCGATGAACCCACGCGCACTAGAAAATGCACGCTCCGTGGCGGCACGCATCACCAATGCTTTGGGCGGTCGAGGCGTCTTTGGCGTGGAGCTGTTTGTCTCCGGCGATGATGTGTACTTCTCCGAAGTATCCCCACGCCCACACGATACCGGCCTGGTTACTCTTGCCACCCAGCGTTTCTCTGAATTTGAGCTCCACGCCAAAGCAATTTTAGGTCTGCCAGTGGATGTAACTTTGATCTCTCCAGGCGCATCAGCTGTGATTTATGGTGGCATGGAATCAGAAGGGGTGAGCTACTCCGGCGTTGCAGGAGCAATGGCTGTGGCTGAAACTGACCTCCGCCTTTTCGCTAAACCAGAAGCCTTCAAAAAGCGCCGTATGGGTGTGGCTGTTTCCACAGCAGAAGATGTTGCTGCAGCTCGTGATCGAGCAACCTTGGCAGCTGCTGCAATCAAAGTACACCCTGGAAATGCCTAA
- a CDS encoding adenylosuccinate synthase produces MAAIVIVGAQWGDEGKGKATDILGGLVDYVVKPNGGNNAGHTVVVGGEKYELKLLPAGVLSETAVPILGNGVVINLEALFEEIDGLEARGADASRLRISANAHLVAPYHQVMDRVQERFLGKRAIGTTGRGIGPTYADKVSRVGIRVQDIFDESILRQKIESALDIKNQVLVKMYNRKAIVAEEIVQYFLGYADRLRPMVIDATFVLNEALDAGKHVLMEGGQATMLDVDHGTYPFVTSSNPTAGGACVGSGVGPTKITSSLGIIKAYTTRVGAGPFPTELFDKWGEYLQTVGGEVGVNTGRTRRCGWYDSVIARYASRVNGFTDYFLTKLDVLTGIGEIPICVAYDVDGVRHDEMPLTQSEFHHATPIFETMPAWDEDITGCTTFEELPQKAQDYVRRLEELSGARFSYIGVGPGRDQTIVLHDVLAN; encoded by the coding sequence ATGGCTGCAATCGTTATTGTCGGCGCTCAATGGGGCGATGAAGGCAAAGGTAAGGCCACGGATATTCTCGGCGGACTCGTCGATTACGTGGTTAAGCCAAATGGCGGTAACAACGCTGGACACACTGTTGTGGTCGGCGGCGAGAAGTATGAGCTCAAGCTCCTTCCTGCCGGCGTCCTCTCCGAAACGGCTGTCCCAATTCTGGGCAACGGCGTTGTCATCAACCTTGAGGCACTGTTTGAAGAAATCGACGGCCTTGAGGCTCGTGGCGCAGATGCCTCCCGCCTGCGCATCTCCGCAAATGCCCACCTGGTAGCTCCGTACCACCAGGTAATGGACCGTGTTCAGGAACGCTTCCTGGGCAAGCGTGCCATCGGCACCACCGGACGTGGCATCGGCCCAACCTATGCAGACAAGGTCTCCCGCGTTGGTATCCGCGTTCAAGATATTTTCGACGAATCAATTCTGCGTCAGAAAATCGAATCTGCCCTGGATATCAAAAATCAGGTGCTCGTAAAGATGTACAACCGCAAGGCAATCGTTGCTGAGGAAATCGTGCAGTACTTCCTCGGCTACGCAGATCGCCTGCGCCCAATGGTCATCGATGCCACCTTCGTTCTCAACGAGGCACTTGATGCAGGCAAGCATGTGCTCATGGAAGGCGGACAGGCAACCATGCTTGACGTTGACCACGGCACCTACCCATTCGTAACCTCCTCCAACCCAACCGCCGGTGGCGCTTGCGTTGGTTCAGGCGTGGGACCTACCAAAATCACCAGCTCCCTGGGCATCATCAAGGCTTACACCACCCGCGTTGGTGCGGGCCCATTCCCAACTGAGCTGTTTGATAAGTGGGGCGAGTATCTACAGACCGTCGGCGGTGAGGTCGGTGTGAATACCGGGCGTACACGCCGTTGTGGCTGGTACGACTCCGTAATTGCTCGTTACGCTTCCCGCGTTAACGGCTTCACTGACTACTTCCTCACCAAGCTTGACGTGCTCACCGGCATTGGCGAGATCCCAATTTGCGTTGCATACGACGTTGATGGTGTCCGCCACGATGAAATGCCACTGACGCAGTCCGAGTTCCACCACGCAACCCCAATCTTCGAAACCATGCCTGCATGGGACGAAGATATCACCGGCTGCACCACTTTCGAAGAGCTTCCACAAAAGGCCCAGGACTATGTCCGTCGCCTGGAAGAACTCTCCGGAGCTCGTTTCTCCTACATCGGTGTTGGCCCTGGTCGCGATCAGACCATCGTCCTGCACGATGTGTTGGCAAACTAA
- a CDS encoding FUSC family protein produces the protein MAKKKLGTVARLSELDKSLRNRILRVRSRLLFIVHSAIGAGVAFWLAVEIAGHKEPFFAPMSAVIILGLSGGDRIKRATELTLGCALGVGLGDLLIMQIGTGYWQIFVVVGLALLVASFVSPAPLVSNQMAIGGILIATMFPPGDGGSVDRMVDAFIGGAVGILVIALLPTSPLNAGRHQVANVLGIAASVLEDVAASLKTRDSDKLNHALAALRNSQASVNKLETAASSGKEAVTVSPFLWGDKGRIRSLYRILAPVDNVIRNARVLARRAVVLTEDEDSVSDQQIHVIEEIADITLHLSDLYERHKEISEAIEIPELVRRLRQLGSQVGEDIVEGRVLSAQVVLAQSRSIIVDLLQICGMSRESAVAVLVPTSENPAYPPELWDEDEDH, from the coding sequence ATGGCAAAGAAGAAACTAGGAACGGTAGCGAGGCTATCGGAACTAGATAAGTCGCTGCGCAACCGAATATTGCGGGTACGTTCCCGCCTGTTGTTTATTGTGCACTCAGCGATTGGCGCAGGCGTTGCGTTTTGGCTTGCAGTGGAAATTGCGGGACATAAAGAACCATTTTTCGCCCCGATGTCCGCTGTTATTATTTTGGGGCTCTCCGGCGGTGACCGTATCAAAAGAGCCACTGAGCTGACCTTGGGCTGTGCCCTGGGAGTTGGCTTAGGTGATTTATTGATCATGCAGATCGGCACGGGATATTGGCAGATTTTTGTCGTGGTTGGGCTCGCGCTGCTGGTGGCATCCTTTGTCTCCCCGGCGCCTTTGGTGAGTAACCAAATGGCCATTGGTGGCATTCTCATTGCCACGATGTTCCCACCAGGCGACGGCGGGAGCGTTGATCGCATGGTGGATGCCTTCATTGGTGGTGCCGTGGGAATTTTAGTTATTGCACTTTTGCCCACATCACCTCTTAACGCAGGTAGACATCAGGTTGCCAATGTTTTAGGTATCGCAGCCAGCGTGTTGGAAGATGTGGCAGCCTCGCTGAAAACGAGAGACTCCGACAAGCTCAACCATGCTCTAGCTGCGTTGAGGAATTCACAAGCGTCGGTCAACAAGCTTGAAACTGCTGCGTCCTCTGGAAAAGAAGCTGTGACAGTATCCCCATTTTTGTGGGGCGATAAAGGCAGAATTCGTTCGCTGTACCGCATTTTGGCACCCGTGGACAATGTCATTCGAAATGCCCGAGTATTAGCGCGACGTGCGGTGGTTTTAACTGAAGATGAAGACAGCGTGAGCGATCAGCAGATCCATGTGATCGAAGAAATCGCGGATATTACGCTGCACCTCTCTGATCTTTATGAGCGTCATAAAGAAATCAGTGAAGCCATTGAAATCCCTGAATTAGTGCGTCGTTTGCGCCAATTAGGCAGTCAAGTGGGCGAAGATATCGTGGAAGGCCGAGTGCTCTCTGCTCAAGTGGTGCTGGCACAATCACGCTCTATCATCGTGGACCTGCTACAGATCTGTGGCATGTCCCGTGAATCTGCCGTGGCAGTGTTGGTGCCAACCTCAGAAAACCCGGCGTATCCACCAGAGCTCTGGGACGAGGATGAAGACCACTAG
- the fbaA gene encoding class II fructose-bisphosphate aldolase, with amino-acid sequence MPIATPEVYNEMLDRAKEGGFAFPAINCTSSETINAALKGFAEAESDGIIQFSTGGAEFGSGLAVKNKVKGAVALAAFAHEAAKSYGINVALHTDHCQKEVLDEYVRPLLAISQERVDRGELPLFQSHMWDGSAVPIDENLAIAQELLAKSKAANIILEVEIGVVGGEEDGVEAKAGANLYTTAEDFEKTIDAIGTGENGRYLLAATFGNVHGVYKPGNVKLRPEVLLEGQQVARKKLGLSDDALPFDFVFHGGSGSEKEKIEEALRYGVIKMNVDTDTQYAFTRPIVSHMFENYNGVLKIDGEVGNKKFYDPRSYMKKAEQSMSERVFESCQDLNSVGKTTAK; translated from the coding sequence ATGCCTATCGCAACTCCCGAGGTCTATAACGAGATGCTCGATCGCGCTAAGGAAGGCGGCTTCGCCTTCCCAGCTATCAACTGCACCTCCTCGGAAACCATCAACGCAGCTCTCAAGGGCTTCGCAGAGGCTGAATCTGACGGAATTATCCAGTTCTCCACCGGTGGTGCAGAGTTCGGTTCCGGCCTGGCAGTAAAGAACAAGGTTAAGGGCGCAGTTGCACTTGCAGCTTTCGCACACGAGGCAGCAAAGAGCTACGGCATCAATGTTGCTCTGCACACTGACCACTGCCAGAAGGAAGTCCTGGATGAGTACGTTCGTCCACTGCTGGCTATCTCTCAGGAGCGCGTTGACCGCGGCGAGCTTCCACTATTCCAGTCCCACATGTGGGATGGTTCCGCTGTTCCAATCGATGAGAACCTAGCAATCGCACAGGAGCTGCTGGCTAAGTCCAAGGCAGCGAACATCATCTTGGAAGTTGAGATAGGTGTTGTTGGTGGTGAAGAAGACGGCGTAGAGGCTAAGGCCGGCGCAAACCTGTACACCACTGCAGAAGACTTTGAGAAGACCATCGATGCAATTGGTACCGGCGAAAACGGCCGTTACCTGTTGGCTGCTACCTTCGGCAATGTCCACGGCGTGTACAAGCCAGGCAACGTGAAGCTGCGCCCTGAGGTTCTTCTTGAGGGCCAGCAGGTTGCACGCAAGAAGCTCGGCCTCTCCGACGATGCACTGCCATTCGACTTCGTATTCCACGGTGGCTCCGGTTCCGAAAAGGAAAAAATCGAAGAGGCACTGCGCTACGGCGTCATCAAGATGAATGTTGATACTGACACCCAGTACGCATTCACCCGCCCAATCGTCTCTCACATGTTTGAGAACTACAACGGCGTTCTTAAGATCGACGGCGAAGTAGGAAACAAGAAGTTCTACGACCCACGTTCTTACATGAAGAAGGCAGAGCAGAGCATGTCTGAGCGCGTGTTTGAGTCTTGCCAGGACCTCAACTCCGTGGGTAAGACCACCGCGAAGTAG
- a CDS encoding glycoside hydrolase family 76 protein: MLDKWVHRADLAESAINERHSARVWGLPRTNLGFVAWPANAKEKLFIHWHYWWQAHYLDCLIDAARRRTTKARRDRIRDTIRGISVRNIGKLTSNRYYDDKAWLALAVGRVSKVRKVRTPKFLAPLEQNIMAGIDSLTNVLPWRSGETFYNVPSNGPAAIMMARTGRLDEAMVITDWIFDNLIDDDGLVMDGLRMRMHGPEVVRNIHPYCQGVAMGACLEIALKLRERAGLTSTVVDHWSDADKAEDSLKYFAHIHATVQAVSRKMTNVHGVINWDTGDGDGGLFKGILVRYLADVAIRLPDDSPANRETKKIAARLVMESAESVWNHRLEVDGLPVFATDWTADARLPQNFGLSSSGLNDLVSVVRVDERDLSVQLSGWMLMEAAAKVAEEVENDGNNYTGRAV; this comes from the coding sequence GTGTTAGATAAATGGGTTCATAGAGCTGACCTAGCGGAGTCCGCCATTAATGAGCGACACTCCGCCAGGGTTTGGGGTCTGCCTCGAACAAATCTTGGATTTGTGGCATGGCCTGCCAATGCCAAAGAAAAACTATTTATCCATTGGCACTACTGGTGGCAAGCGCACTATCTGGATTGCCTCATTGATGCTGCCCGCAGGCGCACCACTAAGGCACGCCGTGATCGGATCCGCGATACCATTCGTGGTATTTCTGTGCGCAATATCGGCAAACTTACCTCTAATCGTTATTACGATGACAAAGCCTGGTTGGCACTGGCTGTAGGCCGTGTCAGCAAGGTGCGTAAAGTCCGGACACCTAAGTTTTTGGCTCCCCTGGAGCAAAACATCATGGCAGGCATTGATTCGCTCACGAACGTGCTTCCTTGGCGTTCCGGAGAAACTTTCTACAATGTGCCCTCCAACGGTCCGGCAGCGATCATGATGGCGCGTACCGGCAGGCTTGATGAAGCAATGGTTATCACCGATTGGATTTTTGACAATCTGATTGATGATGACGGCCTGGTCATGGATGGTTTGCGCATGCGCATGCATGGTCCAGAAGTGGTGCGCAATATTCATCCGTATTGCCAAGGTGTTGCCATGGGTGCATGTTTGGAAATAGCGTTGAAACTGCGCGAACGCGCAGGTCTTACCTCCACGGTTGTGGATCATTGGTCGGATGCCGACAAAGCAGAAGACTCACTGAAATACTTCGCGCATATCCATGCCACCGTGCAGGCAGTATCGCGGAAGATGACCAACGTCCACGGCGTGATCAACTGGGATACCGGTGATGGCGATGGTGGTTTATTCAAGGGCATTTTGGTCCGCTATTTGGCTGATGTGGCCATCCGGTTGCCGGATGATTCTCCAGCAAACCGAGAGACGAAGAAAATCGCTGCTCGGTTGGTGATGGAATCAGCGGAAAGCGTGTGGAACCACCGCCTAGAAGTGGATGGCCTTCCCGTTTTCGCGACAGACTGGACCGCTGATGCCCGGCTGCCACAGAACTTTGGCCTGAGTTCTTCGGGTCTTAATGATTTGGTCAGTGTGGTGCGCGTGGATGAGCGTGATTTATCCGTGCAATTGTCCGGTTGGATGCTCATGGAAGCAGCAGCCAAAGTGGCAGAAGAAGTAGAAAACGACGGTAATAATTACACGGGTCGTGCAGTGTAG
- a CDS encoding TrmH family RNA methyltransferase: MDSTNTPGPTEWGESRVGKGPWEEENPGVPRPTSPLFDVSLLDEGDRRNVVDAYRYWTREAIVEDIDTRRHSLHVAIENFENDANIGTVVRTANAFAVDTVHIVGRRRWNRRGAMVTDRYQHLMHHPDVDSLLQWAIAEGLTIVAIDNTPGSVPLETAELPKNCLLLFGQEGPGVTEAARAGALMTCSIAQFGSTRSINAGVAAGIAMHAWVRQHADLSQAW; the protein is encoded by the coding sequence TTGGACTCAACTAACACCCCCGGCCCCACAGAGTGGGGCGAGTCCCGCGTGGGCAAAGGTCCTTGGGAAGAGGAAAACCCGGGGGTACCGCGGCCTACAAGCCCGCTTTTCGACGTTTCCCTCCTCGACGAGGGCGATCGCCGCAATGTTGTAGACGCTTATCGTTATTGGACTCGTGAGGCGATTGTCGAAGACATCGATACTCGCCGCCACAGCCTGCATGTAGCGATTGAGAACTTTGAAAATGATGCCAATATCGGCACTGTGGTGCGCACTGCCAACGCGTTTGCTGTGGACACTGTCCATATCGTGGGCAGGCGCAGGTGGAACCGCAGAGGTGCAATGGTCACTGACCGTTACCAGCACCTCATGCATCACCCGGATGTTGATTCTCTGCTGCAATGGGCGATCGCAGAAGGGCTGACCATTGTTGCGATTGATAACACTCCAGGTTCAGTACCTCTGGAAACAGCTGAATTGCCAAAGAACTGTTTGTTGTTGTTTGGCCAAGAGGGCCCAGGAGTTACGGAAGCTGCTCGCGCAGGTGCGTTGATGACCTGTTCCATTGCTCAATTTGGCTCTACACGCTCGATTAATGCGGGTGTAGCTGCTGGTATCGCCATGCATGCTTGGGTTCGCCAGCATGCTGATTTATCACAAGCCTGGTAG
- the pyrE gene encoding orotate phosphoribosyltransferase yields MSSHSINAEARAELAELIKELAVVHGEVTLSSGKKADYYIDVRRATLHARASRLIGQLLREVTADWDYDAVGGLTLGADPVATAIMHADGRDINAFVVRKEAKKHGMQRRIEGPDLAGKKVLVVEDTTTTGNSPLTAVAALREAGIEVVGVATVVDRATGADEVIAAEGLPYRSLLGLSDLGLN; encoded by the coding sequence ATGTCATCTCACTCTATTAACGCTGAAGCGCGTGCTGAGCTTGCAGAATTGATCAAAGAGCTAGCTGTTGTGCACGGTGAAGTTACGTTGTCTTCTGGCAAGAAGGCGGATTATTACATCGATGTCCGTCGTGCCACTTTGCATGCGCGTGCATCTCGTCTGATTGGTCAGTTGCTGCGTGAAGTCACCGCTGATTGGGACTATGACGCTGTTGGCGGTCTGACCTTGGGTGCGGATCCTGTGGCTACTGCGATCATGCATGCGGATGGCCGCGATATTAACGCGTTTGTCGTGCGCAAGGAAGCGAAGAAGCATGGCATGCAGCGTCGTATTGAAGGCCCAGATCTAGCTGGCAAGAAGGTGCTTGTGGTGGAAGATACCACCACCACTGGAAACTCTCCGTTGACTGCGGTTGCTGCTTTGCGTGAAGCGGGCATTGAGGTTGTTGGTGTGGCTACCGTTGTGGATCGTGCAACCGGTGCTGATGAGGTTATTGCGGCGGAAGGCCTTCCTTACCGCAGCCTGCTGGGACTTTCTGATCTTGGACTCAACTAA
- a CDS encoding sulfurtransferase, which translates to MTVLISPSTLAESIHAGKKRTVLAAFWAPIEGAGHSVFCSEHIPTSIFCDPATELAGLPSSSDGRNPLPPLNLLTRSFRHWGLNTDREVVLYDQGRGLYAARAWWILRWAGIPNVRILDGGFQEWENRNLGHAGGPGNFPHFCNVRPNPGQLEVATIDDVKAHQGILIDARDENRFAGRSEKLDLKAGHIPGAININAKTLLREDFTFKSPEEIRAIFAEKGVTSGENVTVYSGSGNHSSQLLAGMEHAGITGASHYFAGWSQWSANPKNPIET; encoded by the coding sequence ATGACCGTGTTGATTTCTCCGTCCACCCTTGCTGAATCAATCCACGCTGGTAAGAAACGAACAGTTCTCGCAGCCTTCTGGGCTCCTATCGAAGGAGCAGGCCATTCAGTGTTCTGCTCGGAGCATATTCCTACCTCAATTTTCTGCGATCCGGCCACTGAGCTTGCCGGACTGCCCTCTTCCTCTGATGGCCGTAATCCATTGCCTCCGCTGAATCTTCTCACTCGATCTTTTCGGCATTGGGGTTTAAATACTGACCGTGAAGTTGTGCTGTATGACCAGGGCCGTGGCCTTTATGCTGCACGCGCTTGGTGGATTTTGCGCTGGGCAGGAATTCCCAATGTACGAATCCTAGATGGTGGTTTCCAGGAGTGGGAGAACAGAAACCTTGGGCATGCCGGTGGTCCTGGAAACTTTCCTCACTTTTGTAATGTGCGCCCCAATCCGGGTCAATTGGAGGTAGCCACTATTGATGATGTGAAAGCGCATCAAGGAATTTTGATTGATGCCCGTGATGAAAATCGTTTTGCAGGTCGCAGTGAGAAACTCGATTTGAAGGCTGGGCACATTCCAGGCGCCATCAATATCAATGCGAAGACTTTGCTGCGGGAAGATTTTACGTTCAAGTCGCCTGAAGAAATCCGTGCCATCTTTGCTGAAAAGGGTGTGACCAGCGGGGAAAATGTCACGGTGTACTCCGGTTCAGGTAATCATTCTTCTCAATTATTGGCAGGTATGGAGCATGCGGGAATCACTGGTGCAAGCCATTATTTTGCTGGATGGTCACAGTGGAGCGCTAACCCCAAGAACCCCATTGAGACCTAA
- a CDS encoding helix-turn-helix domain-containing protein, whose protein sequence is MKIDELIALAAEQPTRISRRSGVSRSTLKRVGDGTSEPTLATLREVALALGLDIKVAAHHACDPFAAAAARTLIDASVPENPDNQEILSWLDRFERWDINDPLTLVSEAGTLQGIAYRTDAQFLKLDSMGVSALPEFFQEQKIDWALSGAATATVIMGQMLQGRSIVWHNSATKLDFSTLGTVVDSFDEADLVFIPATATELIGCYTDADLTFVAPVQLVIDLHSLHMFEEADYLTRGWR, encoded by the coding sequence GTGAAGATCGACGAACTCATCGCGCTCGCCGCGGAGCAGCCCACCCGCATTTCCCGGCGTTCCGGTGTCTCCCGTTCGACCCTGAAACGGGTCGGCGACGGCACCAGTGAGCCCACCTTGGCAACTCTGCGCGAGGTCGCCTTGGCGCTTGGCCTAGATATTAAGGTCGCAGCGCACCATGCCTGCGATCCTTTTGCGGCCGCTGCAGCGAGAACGCTTATCGACGCCTCGGTCCCTGAAAATCCCGACAACCAGGAGATTCTCTCCTGGTTGGATCGCTTTGAGCGATGGGACATCAATGATCCGCTCACCCTTGTTTCGGAAGCTGGCACCTTGCAGGGAATTGCGTATCGCACTGATGCTCAGTTTCTGAAACTTGATTCCATGGGAGTATCTGCGCTGCCGGAGTTTTTCCAGGAACAGAAAATTGATTGGGCCTTATCCGGTGCTGCAACTGCCACAGTAATCATGGGGCAGATGCTTCAGGGGCGCTCTATCGTGTGGCATAATTCCGCCACGAAATTAGATTTTTCAACGCTTGGCACAGTGGTGGATTCTTTCGATGAGGCCGATCTCGTTTTTATCCCAGCTACGGCAACAGAATTAATCGGATGTTATACCGATGCTGATTTAACTTTTGTGGCTCCCGTGCAGCTTGTGATTGATCTGCATAGCCTCCACATGTTTGAAGAAGCTGATTACCTGACGCGCGGTTGGCGCTAG
- a CDS encoding MFS transporter translates to MSTFHRVLVNTMLANVTTGFLFFAVVFWIYLATGDVALTGIISGIYMGLIAISSIFFGTVVDHNRKKSVMAFSSAATLVFYALSALVWVFWLDEDNLSIRNIALWVFVSFIIIGSIVEHMRNIALSTVVTLLVPEAERDKANGLVGAVQGVGFLITSVIAGSAIGFLGMEITLWICLALSVVALVHLLPIHIDEPEIITQESAQEAVQQATEETVPTAASDLSIVSKGIDLKGSMKIILSVPGLLALILFASFNNLIGGVYSALMDPYGLELFSPQIWGLMLGLTSLGFIAGGAIIAKTGLGENPVRTLLLVNVGVAGVGMFFAIREWWWLYVLGIFIFMAITPAAEAAEQTILQRVVPFRQQGRVFGLAMAVEMAANPLSTVIVAILAEAYLIPWMAGPGADTIWGIILGEGTARGMALMFFASGAIMLVVVLLAFMSKSYRKLSQYYATTHQDIAGAVDNSGTH, encoded by the coding sequence GTGTCCACGTTTCACAGAGTTTTGGTCAACACCATGCTCGCCAATGTCACCACTGGCTTTCTATTCTTCGCCGTGGTGTTTTGGATCTATTTAGCAACCGGCGATGTTGCGCTCACTGGCATCATCAGTGGAATCTACATGGGTTTGATAGCTATCAGTTCCATATTTTTCGGCACCGTTGTTGATCACAACCGCAAAAAATCAGTGATGGCCTTCTCCAGCGCAGCAACCCTCGTGTTTTATGCCCTAAGCGCACTTGTGTGGGTATTTTGGCTCGATGAAGACAACCTAAGCATCCGCAATATTGCCCTTTGGGTGTTTGTTTCCTTCATCATTATTGGATCCATCGTGGAACATATGCGCAATATTGCGTTGTCCACCGTGGTAACGCTCCTTGTGCCGGAAGCTGAACGCGATAAGGCAAATGGTTTGGTGGGTGCTGTTCAAGGCGTCGGATTCCTTATTACCAGTGTGATTGCAGGTTCTGCCATTGGTTTCTTAGGCATGGAAATTACTCTGTGGATCTGCCTTGCACTATCGGTGGTTGCACTTGTGCACCTGTTGCCGATTCACATTGATGAACCAGAAATCATCACCCAAGAATCAGCTCAAGAAGCCGTCCAGCAGGCTACCGAAGAAACTGTGCCAACCGCTGCTTCCGATTTATCCATCGTGTCCAAAGGCATTGACCTCAAAGGGTCGATGAAAATCATCCTGAGTGTGCCGGGGCTTTTGGCGCTGATTTTATTTGCGTCCTTCAACAACCTCATCGGTGGTGTCTACTCCGCACTCATGGACCCTTATGGCCTGGAACTTTTTAGCCCGCAGATCTGGGGACTGATGCTTGGTCTCACCAGCCTGGGATTTATTGCAGGTGGTGCAATAATCGCTAAAACTGGTCTGGGCGAAAACCCGGTGCGCACCTTGCTGTTAGTCAATGTTGGTGTAGCCGGTGTAGGCATGTTCTTTGCTATCCGCGAATGGTGGTGGCTTTATGTTCTTGGCATTTTCATTTTCATGGCAATCACTCCAGCTGCCGAAGCCGCAGAACAAACCATCCTCCAAAGAGTAGTTCCCTTCCGCCAACAAGGACGAGTCTTTGGATTAGCCATGGCCGTAGAGATGGCAGCCAACCCACTATCAACAGTGATCGTGGCCATTTTGGCCGAAGCCTACCTCATCCCATGGATGGCAGGTCCCGGCGCGGACACCATCTGGGGAATAATCCTTGGCGAGGGCACAGCCCGTGGCATGGCACTCATGTTCTTTGCGTCCGGTGCCATCATGCTAGTTGTGGTGCTGTTGGCATTTATGTCCAAGTCCTACCGCAAGCTCAGCCAGTACTATGCCACCACTCATCAAGATATTGCTGGCGCTGTAGACAACTCGGGGACTCATTAA
- a CDS encoding DUF4265 domain-containing protein: MGRQEKLRIPLDVPGVESEEVGVELLAQGYYLVTTLPAIAQDCALGDVVRAHQVDEVLEFQDVAVAGGNKTLRVLVDAIAADHVRAQLESLGLYVEAPMSEMLTVNIAPDSPLHGLEILLDDLHEQGVIFRAV; this comes from the coding sequence GTGGGCAGGCAGGAAAAGCTGCGCATTCCTCTCGACGTTCCGGGAGTGGAATCAGAGGAGGTAGGTGTAGAACTGCTTGCCCAGGGTTATTACCTTGTCACCACGTTGCCGGCTATCGCTCAGGATTGTGCTCTGGGCGATGTCGTGCGGGCACATCAGGTAGATGAAGTTTTGGAATTCCAGGATGTGGCAGTTGCTGGTGGTAACAAAACTCTCCGAGTGCTTGTAGATGCCATCGCAGCTGATCACGTGCGTGCTCAATTGGAGTCGCTGGGGTTATACGTAGAAGCCCCAATGTCAGAAATGTTGACGGTCAATATTGCACCCGATTCACCCTTGCATGGCTTAGAGATCTTGCTTGATGATCTGCATGAACAAGGGGTTATTTTCCGGGCAGTTTAA